The following proteins are encoded in a genomic region of Thermococcus pacificus:
- a CDS encoding geranylgeranylglyceryl/heptaprenylglyceryl phosphate synthase gives MKPKIGKVESYIHEKLEREKLHFVLLDPDDVDPETAGKIAEMSEEIGVDAIMIGGSTGAEGEVLDGVVRAIKESSSLPTILFPGSHGGISKYADAIFFMSLLNSTNPFFITGAQALGAFQVKRYGIEPIPMAYLIVEPGETVGWVGDAKPIPRHKPKIAAAYALAGQYLGMRLVYLEAGSGAPQPVPPEMIAVVKKVIDVPLIVGGGIRTGEQARAAVKAGADIIVTGTAIEKAGSMDKAEEKLEELNRGIKG, from the coding sequence ATGAAGCCCAAGATCGGTAAGGTTGAATCCTACATTCACGAAAAGCTCGAAAGGGAAAAACTTCACTTCGTGCTCCTCGATCCGGATGACGTTGACCCCGAAACGGCTGGGAAGATAGCCGAGATGAGCGAAGAAATCGGCGTTGACGCAATAATGATAGGTGGTTCAACCGGAGCTGAGGGGGAAGTTCTGGACGGCGTCGTTAGGGCCATAAAGGAGTCCTCTTCGCTGCCGACGATACTCTTCCCGGGCTCCCACGGAGGGATAAGCAAATACGCAGACGCGATATTTTTCATGAGCCTCCTCAACTCGACGAACCCCTTCTTTATCACCGGCGCCCAGGCCCTGGGGGCGTTCCAAGTAAAGCGCTACGGCATAGAACCCATTCCAATGGCATATCTCATAGTCGAGCCCGGAGAAACCGTCGGCTGGGTCGGCGATGCGAAGCCGATACCGAGGCACAAGCCCAAGATAGCCGCTGCCTACGCCTTGGCCGGCCAGTATCTCGGTATGCGACTCGTCTACCTCGAGGCTGGAAGCGGTGCGCCACAGCCGGTGCCGCCCGAGATGATAGCGGTCGTCAAGAAAGTCATAGATGTTCCGCTGATAGTCGGCGGCGGTATACGAACCGGGGAACAGGCCAGGGCAGCCGTGAAAGCTGGGGCGGACATAATAGTAACGGGGACCGCCATAGAAAAGGCTGGCTCCATGGATAAGGCCGAGGAAAAGCTTGAGGAGCTGAACAGGGGTATAAAGGGATGA
- a CDS encoding AMP phosphorylase has protein sequence MKAKVRILDIYSGRYSVFINEKEAREAKLHPDDLVRLEAGKKTVYGSVVISSLIDEGEIGISRDILQLHNFSEGEVITVLPSGTPESVRYIKKKMNGEKLRKVEIEAIVRDIVDRKLRDIEISSFVTALEINGLDMDEIAALTIAMAETGDMLDIDRKPIMDVHSIGGVPGNKTNILVVPIVAAAGLTIPKTSSRAITSAAGTADVVEVFADVSFSLDEIKRIVEKVGACLVWGGALNLAPADDITIKAERALSIDPTGLMLASIMSKKYAMGSQYVLIDIPTGKGVKVESVDQARALARDFIELGKRLGQYVEVAITYGGQPIGHTVGPALEAREALSALMTGTGPGSLIEKATGLAGVLLEMGGVAPTGMGKKMAKEILESGKAWEKMKEIIEEQGGDPNIKPDDIPVGDKTYTFTASTSGYVTSIDNRAITGIARAAGAPEDKGAGIELYVKVGEKVKEGDPLFTIHAESEARLDQAIVFARRTEPIRIEGMVLQRIGNI, from the coding sequence GTGAAGGCAAAGGTTAGGATACTGGACATCTACAGCGGCAGATACTCGGTATTTATAAATGAGAAGGAGGCTAGGGAAGCCAAGCTCCACCCTGATGACCTTGTGAGGCTTGAGGCCGGCAAGAAGACGGTCTACGGAAGCGTGGTTATAAGCAGTCTTATCGATGAGGGAGAGATAGGTATAAGCCGGGACATCCTCCAGCTCCACAACTTCTCAGAGGGAGAGGTCATCACCGTTCTCCCAAGCGGAACCCCTGAGAGCGTCCGCTACATAAAGAAGAAGATGAACGGCGAGAAGCTGAGAAAGGTCGAAATAGAGGCCATCGTGAGGGACATCGTCGACAGGAAGCTGAGGGACATCGAGATAAGCTCCTTTGTAACCGCACTCGAGATAAACGGCCTCGACATGGATGAGATAGCCGCTCTCACCATAGCGATGGCCGAAACCGGTGACATGCTCGACATCGACAGGAAGCCCATCATGGACGTCCACAGCATCGGCGGCGTCCCCGGAAACAAGACCAACATCCTCGTCGTGCCGATAGTTGCCGCCGCCGGACTGACCATACCCAAGACAAGCTCAAGGGCCATAACCAGCGCCGCCGGAACCGCTGATGTAGTTGAGGTCTTCGCCGACGTGAGCTTCTCCCTTGACGAGATAAAGCGTATAGTGGAGAAGGTCGGCGCGTGCCTCGTCTGGGGTGGCGCCCTGAATCTTGCCCCCGCGGACGACATAACGATAAAGGCCGAGCGCGCCCTCAGCATTGACCCGACGGGTCTGATGCTCGCGAGCATAATGTCAAAGAAATACGCCATGGGCAGCCAGTACGTCCTCATCGACATTCCGACCGGAAAGGGCGTCAAGGTTGAGTCAGTTGACCAAGCCAGGGCTCTTGCGAGGGACTTTATAGAGCTTGGAAAGAGACTCGGCCAGTACGTCGAGGTCGCTATAACCTACGGTGGCCAGCCGATAGGTCACACCGTCGGCCCGGCCCTTGAAGCGAGGGAGGCCCTCTCAGCACTCATGACGGGAACCGGCCCGGGAAGCCTCATAGAGAAGGCCACCGGACTCGCCGGCGTTCTCCTCGAGATGGGCGGCGTCGCCCCCACCGGAATGGGCAAGAAGATGGCCAAGGAGATCCTCGAGAGCGGAAAGGCCTGGGAGAAGATGAAGGAGATCATAGAGGAGCAGGGCGGAGACCCGAACATCAAGCCAGATGATATTCCCGTCGGCGACAAGACCTACACTTTCACAGCATCAACGAGCGGCTACGTCACCTCCATCGACAACAGGGCCATAACAGGGATCGCCAGGGCCGCTGGAGCGCCTGAAGACAAGGGGGCAGGAATAGAGCTCTACGTCAAGGTTGGCGAGAAGGTCAAGGAGGGTGATCCGCTCTTCACCATCCACGCGGAGAGCGAGGCCAGGCTCGATCAGGCCATAGTCTTCGCAAGGAGGACTGAGCCCATCAGAATAGAGGGCATGGTCCTCCAGAGGATTGGGAACATCTGA
- a CDS encoding M55 family metallopeptidase: protein MRAFISLDLEGLPYIVSREHLFVKGALYAEARRIATEIVKTLARALHENGFDEVVVADSHGPMVNVLPEEMPEYVELVRGFPRPLSMVAFAKGSDAALFLGYHAKAGTGYATFDHTYSGASVDRLEINGVEVSEFLLNSYLLGSWGIPVILVGGDRRLIETDVRNHAPWVVGIPFKEASSRYAAKSPSMARVKGMLEAGVREAVERLKTGKAKPLVTEEPVHVILRFLNSAFADAAELLPAVKRVDGKTVEFEAEKVEDAYRIFELLTLAAAGVNAVVTR, encoded by the coding sequence ATGCGCGCATTTATCTCCCTCGACCTTGAGGGGTTGCCGTACATAGTCAGCAGGGAGCACCTCTTCGTCAAGGGAGCCCTGTACGCTGAGGCGAGGAGGATAGCGACTGAGATCGTAAAAACCCTTGCCAGAGCGCTCCACGAGAACGGTTTTGACGAAGTTGTAGTGGCCGACAGCCACGGGCCGATGGTGAACGTCCTGCCGGAGGAGATGCCGGAGTATGTCGAGCTCGTCAGAGGCTTTCCGAGGCCGCTGAGCATGGTGGCCTTCGCGAAGGGGAGCGACGCGGCCCTCTTCCTGGGCTACCACGCCAAGGCTGGCACTGGCTACGCCACCTTCGACCACACATACAGTGGGGCGAGCGTGGACAGGCTCGAGATAAACGGCGTGGAGGTGAGCGAGTTCCTTCTGAACTCTTACCTCCTCGGGAGCTGGGGAATCCCCGTCATCCTCGTGGGGGGAGACAGGAGGCTCATAGAGACAGACGTGAGGAACCACGCCCCGTGGGTCGTTGGAATTCCCTTCAAGGAAGCGTCCTCGCGCTACGCCGCCAAGAGCCCCAGCATGGCGAGGGTAAAGGGCATGCTCGAGGCAGGCGTGAGGGAGGCGGTTGAAAGGCTGAAAACTGGGAAAGCAAAGCCATTGGTAACCGAAGAACCTGTACACGTTATCCTGCGCTTCTTGAACAGCGCCTTTGCCGACGCGGCCGAGCTCCTGCCGGCAGTGAAGCGCGTCGATGGAAAGACCGTGGAGTTCGAGGCGGAAAAGGTTGAAGACGCATACAGGATATTCGAGCTCCTTACCCTGGCTGCCGCCGGCGTTAACGCAGTGGTCACGAGGTAA
- a CDS encoding slipin family protein: MALANVSNVVLAIVLLFVLIILATAIKIVKEYERAVIFRLGRVVGARGPGLFFIIPIFEKAVIVDLRTRVLDVPVQETITKDNVPVRVNAVVYFRVIDPVKAVTQVANYIMATSQIAQTTLRSVIGQAHLDELLSEREKLNLQLQKIIDEATDPWGIKVSTVEIKDVELPSGMQRAMARQAEAERERRARITLAEAERQAAEKLREAAEIISEHPMALQLRTLQTISDVASDKSNVIILPLPMEMLKLFRSLSDSAEAAKLFFKNRAAKDSEEKHDAAE; this comes from the coding sequence ATGGCACTTGCGAATGTCAGCAACGTGGTTCTTGCCATCGTTTTGTTGTTTGTGTTGATTATACTGGCGACGGCCATAAAGATAGTCAAGGAGTACGAGAGGGCGGTCATATTCCGCCTCGGTAGGGTCGTCGGTGCCAGAGGTCCGGGACTGTTCTTCATCATACCGATATTCGAGAAGGCAGTGATAGTCGACCTGCGTACCAGAGTTCTCGACGTCCCGGTCCAGGAGACCATAACTAAGGACAACGTGCCCGTCAGGGTCAACGCCGTCGTCTACTTCCGCGTCATAGATCCTGTCAAGGCGGTTACACAGGTCGCCAACTACATTATGGCCACCAGTCAGATAGCCCAGACGACGCTGAGGAGCGTCATCGGTCAGGCGCACCTCGATGAACTGCTGAGCGAGAGGGAGAAGCTCAACCTCCAGCTCCAGAAGATCATCGATGAGGCAACGGACCCATGGGGGATAAAGGTCTCAACAGTCGAGATAAAGGACGTCGAGCTTCCGAGTGGCATGCAGAGGGCAATGGCAAGGCAGGCTGAGGCCGAGAGGGAGAGGAGGGCCAGGATAACCCTTGCAGAGGCCGAGAGACAGGCGGCCGAGAAGCTCCGTGAGGCCGCGGAGATCATAAGCGAGCACCCGATGGCATTGCAGTTGAGAACTCTCCAGACCATAAGCGACGTCGCGAGCGACAAGAGCAACGTCATAATATTGCCGCTCCCGATGGAGATGCTCAAACTCTTCAGGAGCTTATCCGACAGTGCCGAGGCCGCTAAGCTATTCTTCAAGAACCGCGCTGCCAAAGATAGCGAAGAGAAGCATGATGCGGCCGAGTGA
- the minD gene encoding cell division ATPase MinD, translating to MEGRSIVFASGKGGTGKTTTVANLGVALAQFGKEVILLDADITMANLSLVLGMEDIPITLHDVLAGEADLKDAIYEGPAGVKVIPGGLSLEKVKKAKPEKLRQLIREIGQMADFVLIDAPAGLEMTSVTALLIGKELIIVTNPEISAITDSLKTKLIAEKLGTLPLGAILNRVTNEKTELTQEEIEAILEVPVLTMIPEDPEVKRASAYGVPLVIKNPTSPAAIAIKQLAAKLAGIKWQAPEPESPIKRVFKAIFGGKR from the coding sequence TTGGAGGGGCGTTCGATTGTTTTCGCATCGGGAAAAGGCGGAACCGGTAAAACAACGACGGTTGCGAACCTGGGTGTCGCTCTGGCCCAGTTCGGAAAGGAAGTGATACTGCTGGACGCGGACATAACCATGGCCAACCTCAGCCTCGTCCTTGGAATGGAGGACATTCCGATAACCCTGCACGACGTCTTAGCGGGAGAGGCTGACCTCAAGGACGCCATATACGAGGGTCCGGCGGGGGTTAAGGTCATCCCCGGTGGACTGAGCCTTGAGAAGGTAAAGAAGGCCAAGCCTGAGAAGCTCAGGCAGCTCATCAGGGAGATAGGCCAGATGGCTGACTTCGTCCTCATTGATGCCCCCGCTGGACTGGAGATGACCTCGGTTACGGCACTTCTCATCGGTAAGGAGCTTATAATTGTCACCAACCCCGAGATATCGGCCATCACAGACTCCCTCAAGACCAAACTCATCGCAGAGAAACTCGGAACACTCCCGCTCGGCGCGATCCTCAACAGGGTCACCAACGAGAAGACCGAGCTCACCCAGGAGGAGATCGAGGCGATCCTTGAGGTTCCAGTTCTGACAATGATTCCGGAGGATCCGGAGGTCAAGCGCGCCAGTGCCTACGGTGTTCCCCTCGTCATCAAGAACCCGACAAGCCCAGCCGCGATAGCCATCAAGCAGCTCGCGGCCAAGCTCGCGGGCATCAAGTGGCAGGCCCCGGAGCCGGAGAGCCCGATCAAGAGAGTCTTCAAAGCGATCTTTGGAGGGAAGCGCTGA
- a CDS encoding GIY-YIG nuclease family protein, giving the protein MKGSYFLVIRLGRDRNVRTRGREFRLKEGYYVYVGSAMNSLEKRVARHFSKEKKLHWHIDHLLNEAELLRAYLVPSEERLEERLSLEVARYGEPVNGFGAGDIKLNTNLYRFEEEPDDVLRAILEGLGLKWKRVKSREEVIEFGGRK; this is encoded by the coding sequence ATGAAGGGCTCTTACTTCCTCGTCATACGGCTCGGTAGAGACCGAAACGTGAGGACCAGGGGACGAGAGTTTCGCCTGAAGGAGGGTTACTACGTCTATGTGGGCTCTGCCATGAACTCCCTTGAAAAGCGCGTCGCCAGGCATTTCTCGAAGGAAAAGAAGTTGCACTGGCACATAGACCACCTGCTGAATGAGGCGGAGCTTTTGAGGGCATATCTGGTTCCGAGTGAGGAGAGACTTGAGGAGAGACTTTCACTGGAAGTAGCACGGTACGGAGAGCCGGTGAATGGCTTCGGTGCTGGAGACATCAAGCTCAACACGAACCTCTACCGCTTCGAAGAAGAGCCGGACGATGTCCTACGGGCTATCCTAGAGGGGCTCGGACTGAAGTGGAAAAGGGTTAAAAGCAGGGAAGAGGTTATAGAGTTCGGTGGGAGAAAATGA
- a CDS encoding DUF2095 family protein codes for MEEKKKKRPVDDFAWQEYDRQEFEETFPALARELKGEGIPVDAYRAKEEGEILKEEDEIMDFSGYSPTVIDFLRRCETDEEALEIINWMEERGEITHEMAKELRITLVEKGVRAFGPKKEWGWYERHRKRE; via the coding sequence ATGGAAGAGAAGAAAAAGAAGCGGCCCGTCGATGACTTCGCCTGGCAGGAATATGATAGACAAGAGTTCGAGGAGACATTTCCTGCCCTCGCGAGGGAGCTCAAGGGAGAAGGAATCCCCGTGGATGCTTACAGGGCCAAGGAAGAGGGCGAGATCCTGAAAGAAGAAGACGAGATCATGGACTTCTCAGGGTACAGCCCCACCGTCATCGATTTCTTGAGGAGATGCGAGACCGACGAGGAGGCCCTCGAGATAATAAACTGGATGGAGGAGAGAGGGGAGATAACCCATGAGATGGCCAAGGAGCTGCGCATAACCCTCGTCGAGAAGGGAGTCAGGGCCTTCGGGCCCAAGAAGGAGTGGGGCTGGTACGAGAGACACAGAAAACGCGAGTGA
- a CDS encoding M42 family metallopeptidase — MVDFELLKRIIEAPGVTGYEFLGVRDVVIEAFKPYVDEIKVDKLGNVIAHKKGSGPKVMLAGHMDQIGLMVTHIEKNGFLRVAPVGGVDPRTLIAQRFKVWVGPNEYIYGVGGSVPPHIQKPEERSKAPTWDQVFIDVGAESKEEAEEMGVKIGTVITWDGRLERLGKHRLVSIAHDDRIAVYILVEAARQLAKTDADVYFVATVQEEVGLRGAKVSAFGIDPDYGFALDVTIAADVPGTPEHKQVTQLGKGVAIKIMDRSVICHPTIVRWMEELAKKHEIPYQWDILLGGGTDAGAIHLNKAGVPTGGISIPARYIHSNTEVVDERDVDAAVKLTVKVLEEIPELKL; from the coding sequence ATCGAGGCTTTCAAGCCCTACGTTGACGAGATAAAGGTCGACAAGCTCGGTAACGTTATAGCTCACAAGAAGGGTTCCGGGCCGAAGGTCATGCTCGCGGGTCATATGGACCAGATAGGCCTCATGGTCACACACATAGAGAAGAACGGCTTTTTGAGGGTTGCACCGGTCGGCGGCGTTGACCCGAGGACGCTGATAGCCCAGCGCTTCAAGGTCTGGGTTGGGCCGAACGAGTACATCTACGGCGTTGGCGGAAGCGTTCCGCCGCACATCCAGAAACCAGAGGAGAGAAGCAAGGCCCCGACCTGGGACCAGGTCTTCATTGACGTTGGGGCGGAGAGCAAGGAAGAGGCCGAGGAGATGGGCGTCAAGATAGGCACCGTCATCACCTGGGACGGCCGCCTGGAGCGCCTTGGAAAGCACCGTCTGGTCAGCATCGCCCACGACGACAGGATAGCCGTCTACATCCTCGTTGAGGCCGCCAGACAGCTAGCCAAGACCGATGCGGATGTCTACTTCGTTGCAACCGTCCAGGAGGAGGTCGGCCTCCGCGGTGCCAAGGTTTCGGCCTTCGGAATCGACCCGGACTACGGCTTCGCCTTGGATGTAACCATAGCGGCCGACGTTCCTGGCACGCCGGAGCACAAGCAGGTAACCCAGCTCGGAAAGGGCGTCGCCATAAAAATAATGGACCGCTCGGTCATCTGCCACCCGACGATAGTTCGCTGGATGGAGGAGCTGGCAAAGAAGCACGAGATTCCCTACCAGTGGGACATCCTCCTCGGTGGCGGAACCGACGCCGGAGCCATCCACCTCAACAAGGCGGGCGTCCCGACGGGCGGAATAAGCATTCCGGCAAGGTACATCCACTCGAACACCGAAGTGGTTGACGAGAGGGACGTTGATGCCGCGGTTAAGTTGACCGTCAAGGTTCTCGAAGAGATTCCGGAGCTCAAGCTCTGA
- a CDS encoding helicase C-terminal domain-containing protein, whose product MSEPSDAFEYFPYRGLRPNQREFIELVSEAVRNGENAIIEAPTGFGKTVSVLAGILPYAKEEGYKVLYLARTHRQMDRVVEELKAISGKNPVSGVELRSRKELCLHNYLTQFTTDAYTAMVVCKNLKKLGKCPFYENEKKKKAEFDELVRFFLESPSHPAEILSYAETLELCPYDLTKRMAEKADVIVASYLYLLSPSIRENFISSLDMDYSDLIVVFDEAHNLPDQAISALSDKISINTVNRAIKEADEYNEHEIANFLSIFGRGLEILFQEKLGSKDVQETPIQPELVFEHVVSVLNFDTRWLVKTLNDMVAVGDSIREDRIEKGKPPRSYIGRVGEFLLLWLSLIGREDYLFILSRDRGLSLELVALDPSKALGFIRDVQSAIFMSGTLTPLEAFRDIMGIENARLKKFPRMVKSENAQVLVAKDVSTRGEERSLQVYRKMVDYIVEAAKIIPKNVGVFTASYEVLQGLLSANLQVRLEETGKAVFVEKQGVSSAENDSLVRAFKAHAKGNGAVLLGVMGGRNSEGQDYSGDEMNGVILVGIPYARPTPRVQAQIRYFERKFPEKGRYYGYFLPAHRKLVQAAGRVHRSAEEKGSIIVLDYRLLWRGIRKDLPDWMVETMRPVDLGRMRLYLRRFWTNGQ is encoded by the coding sequence ATGAGCGAACCCAGCGACGCATTCGAGTACTTTCCCTACAGGGGCCTGAGGCCAAACCAGCGGGAGTTCATAGAGCTGGTGTCAGAGGCGGTTAGGAACGGGGAGAACGCGATAATAGAAGCTCCCACAGGCTTCGGAAAGACGGTGAGTGTTTTGGCCGGGATACTCCCCTACGCCAAGGAAGAGGGCTACAAGGTACTCTACCTCGCGAGAACCCACAGGCAGATGGACAGGGTTGTAGAGGAGCTCAAGGCCATAAGCGGGAAGAACCCTGTCTCTGGCGTCGAGCTCAGGAGCAGGAAGGAGCTGTGCCTCCACAATTACCTCACCCAGTTCACGACCGATGCCTACACCGCCATGGTTGTGTGCAAGAACCTGAAGAAGCTCGGAAAGTGCCCCTTCTACGAGAACGAGAAGAAGAAAAAGGCCGAATTTGATGAGCTTGTGCGCTTCTTCCTTGAAAGCCCCAGCCACCCAGCGGAGATTCTGAGCTACGCCGAAACACTCGAACTTTGTCCCTACGATTTGACTAAGCGTATGGCCGAGAAAGCCGATGTGATAGTGGCGAGCTACCTCTACCTCCTCAGTCCCTCGATAAGGGAGAACTTCATCAGCTCACTCGATATGGATTACTCCGACCTCATAGTGGTTTTCGACGAGGCCCATAACCTTCCAGATCAGGCGATTTCGGCTTTGAGCGACAAAATCAGCATAAACACTGTGAACAGGGCCATAAAGGAGGCCGACGAGTACAACGAGCACGAGATAGCAAACTTCCTCAGCATCTTCGGCAGGGGACTTGAGATTCTCTTCCAGGAGAAGCTTGGAAGCAAGGATGTCCAGGAGACGCCTATTCAGCCCGAACTCGTCTTCGAGCACGTCGTCAGCGTTCTCAACTTCGACACGCGCTGGCTCGTCAAGACGCTCAACGACATGGTTGCTGTTGGGGACTCGATAAGGGAAGACAGGATAGAGAAGGGCAAGCCGCCGCGCTCCTACATTGGTCGCGTTGGTGAGTTCCTCCTTCTGTGGCTGTCGTTGATAGGGAGGGAGGACTACCTCTTCATTCTGAGCAGGGACCGGGGTCTGAGCCTTGAACTCGTTGCCCTCGACCCCTCGAAGGCCCTCGGCTTCATCCGGGATGTCCAGAGTGCAATCTTCATGTCCGGGACACTCACACCCCTTGAGGCCTTCAGGGATATTATGGGCATCGAGAACGCCCGACTTAAGAAGTTCCCACGCATGGTAAAGAGCGAAAACGCGCAGGTGTTGGTTGCAAAGGACGTCTCGACGCGCGGAGAGGAGCGGTCGCTTCAGGTTTACAGGAAGATGGTGGACTACATAGTCGAGGCGGCGAAGATAATCCCCAAGAACGTCGGCGTTTTTACGGCATCGTATGAGGTTCTTCAAGGGCTTCTTTCGGCCAACCTGCAGGTTCGCCTTGAGGAAACTGGGAAGGCAGTGTTCGTTGAGAAGCAGGGTGTTTCATCCGCCGAGAACGACTCCCTCGTGAGGGCTTTCAAGGCCCACGCGAAGGGCAACGGCGCGGTTCTGCTCGGCGTCATGGGGGGCAGAAACAGCGAGGGTCAGGATTACTCCGGGGATGAGATGAACGGGGTTATCTTAGTTGGGATACCCTACGCGAGGCCGACCCCGAGGGTTCAGGCGCAGATACGCTATTTCGAGAGGAAGTTCCCGGAGAAAGGGCGCTACTACGGCTATTTCCTTCCCGCCCACAGAAAGCTGGTTCAAGCAGCTGGAAGGGTTCACCGCTCGGCCGAGGAGAAGGGGAGCATAATCGTCCTCGACTACCGCCTGCTCTGGCGCGGAATAAGGAAGGACCTGCCGGACTGGATGGTCGAGACTATGCGGCCCGTTGACCTCGGGCGGATGAGGCTCTACCTGAGGAGGTTCTGGACGAACGGACAGTGA
- a CDS encoding DEAD/DEAH box helicase: MSFEKLGLSEATLVAVRQKGFSQPTDIQREVIPRLLSGETDIIGQSQTGTGKTAAFALPIIEAIDPRERGVQAIILTPTRELALQVADEIKSLRGRKRVYVYAVYGGQPIGPQIRALERGTHVVVGTPGRVLDHIRRGTLDLSGVKFFILDEADRMLDMGFIDDIEAIFRETPEQKRVLMFSATMPPEIKRLARRYMGDYEVISVSSDELVPEMVDQEYLEVVPARKFTVLKKILDGNEDFYGIVFCATKRETHELSERLRSNGYRAEALNGDMSQAARERTFWRFKNKKTKVLVATDVAARGLDVQDISHIVNYSLPMTAEDYVHRIGRTGRMGKKGRAVTFIMPGEFRRLRYIAQQAGVEIRKSELSEEIPREYRERYERSQGHPGSRNYSRNSSRSRNYGSGSGKRNNGRSKKGGRKNYFDGYSDYRY; this comes from the coding sequence ATGAGTTTTGAAAAATTGGGTTTATCTGAGGCCACGTTAGTGGCGGTAAGGCAAAAAGGCTTCTCACAGCCAACCGACATCCAGAGGGAGGTCATACCGCGTCTTTTGAGCGGGGAGACAGATATAATCGGCCAGTCCCAGACCGGAACTGGAAAGACAGCAGCTTTTGCGCTTCCGATAATCGAGGCGATTGACCCGAGGGAGAGGGGAGTCCAGGCGATAATCCTTACCCCGACGAGGGAATTAGCCCTCCAGGTGGCGGACGAGATCAAGAGCCTCCGCGGGAGGAAGAGGGTTTACGTCTACGCGGTCTACGGCGGCCAGCCGATAGGCCCGCAGATAAGGGCCCTTGAGAGGGGCACCCACGTTGTTGTTGGAACCCCCGGAAGGGTTCTCGACCACATAAGGCGCGGCACCCTTGATCTGAGCGGCGTTAAGTTCTTCATCCTCGACGAGGCCGACAGGATGCTCGACATGGGCTTCATAGACGACATCGAGGCGATATTCAGGGAGACGCCGGAGCAGAAGAGGGTTCTCATGTTCTCGGCAACTATGCCGCCCGAGATCAAGAGGCTTGCCAGGCGCTACATGGGTGATTATGAGGTCATAAGCGTCAGCAGCGACGAGCTTGTGCCCGAGATGGTCGACCAGGAGTACCTTGAGGTAGTCCCGGCCAGAAAGTTCACTGTGCTGAAGAAGATACTCGACGGCAACGAGGACTTTTACGGCATAGTCTTCTGCGCCACAAAGAGGGAAACGCATGAGCTGAGCGAGAGGCTTAGGAGCAACGGCTACAGGGCCGAGGCTTTAAACGGCGACATGAGCCAAGCCGCCAGGGAGAGGACCTTCTGGCGCTTCAAGAACAAGAAGACAAAAGTTTTGGTCGCTACCGACGTCGCCGCGAGGGGCCTTGACGTGCAGGACATCAGCCACATCGTCAACTACTCCCTGCCCATGACGGCTGAAGACTACGTCCACAGGATAGGCAGGACAGGTAGGATGGGCAAAAAGGGAAGGGCTGTAACATTCATCATGCCCGGCGAGTTCAGAAGGCTCCGCTACATCGCCCAGCAGGCGGGCGTCGAGATTAGGAAGTCGGAGTTGAGCGAGGAGATACCGCGCGAGTACCGCGAGAGGTACGAGAGGAGCCAGGGACATCCCGGTTCAAGGAACTACTCCAGAAACTCCAGCCGCTCCAGGAATTACGGCAGTGGCAGCGGAAAGAGAAACAATGGAAGGAGCAAGAAGGGCGGAAGGAAAAACTACTTCGACGGCTATTCGGACTACCGCTACTGA